The Deltaproteobacteria bacterium genome window below encodes:
- a CDS encoding dihydroorotate dehydrogenase, translated as MREPDLSVEIAGISLKNPVMTASGTFGYGEEYASLVQLDRLGAVIPKGISLEPIEGNPPPRIVETAAGLLNAIGLQNVGVESFVREKLPFLKRYGTPVIVNIFGYTMEDYVRLAERLDDEGIAGLEVNISCPNVKRGGLCFGHDPRTAFEVIHGVRAKTSLPVIAKLSPNVTDISVLVRSVQDAGADAISLINTLLGMSIDVENRRSKLGNITGGLSGPAIKPVALRMVWQARALARVPIIGVGGITTAADALEFLIAGASAVQIGTAHFTHPRASLEVVDGIRQYLRTHGIARVTEIIGSLRNG; from the coding sequence GTGAGAGAGCCGGATCTCTCAGTTGAGATTGCGGGGATTTCGCTCAAGAACCCGGTGATGACCGCCTCCGGAACCTTTGGTTACGGGGAGGAATATGCCTCTCTTGTCCAACTGGATCGGCTCGGAGCGGTCATCCCCAAGGGAATCTCCCTCGAACCCATAGAGGGTAATCCCCCTCCCCGTATCGTCGAGACCGCTGCAGGTCTGCTGAACGCCATCGGGCTCCAGAACGTTGGGGTGGAGAGTTTTGTACGTGAAAAGCTCCCTTTCTTGAAACGGTACGGGACACCGGTAATTGTCAATATCTTCGGCTACACGATGGAAGATTATGTCCGCCTGGCTGAGAGGCTGGATGACGAGGGTATTGCCGGCCTCGAGGTGAACATTTCGTGTCCCAATGTCAAGAGAGGAGGGCTCTGTTTCGGCCATGACCCGCGTACGGCCTTCGAAGTGATCCATGGCGTCAGGGCGAAGACCTCTTTGCCGGTCATCGCAAAACTCTCGCCCAATGTGACCGATATTTCGGTCCTTGTGCGGAGCGTTCAGGATGCAGGGGCGGACGCCATCTCTCTGATCAATACACTGCTCGGAATGTCCATAGACGTGGAGAACCGCAGGTCAAAACTCGGCAATATCACAGGGGGCCTTTCAGGGCCGGCGATCAAGCCTGTGGCCTTGAGGATGGTCTGGCAGGCCCGGGCTTTGGCTCGGGTTCCCATTATCGGGGTTGGCGGCATCACGACGGCCGCCGACGCGCTGGAGTTTCTGATCGCCGGGGCGTCGGCCGTGCAAATCGGAACGGCTCACTTCACCCATCCCAGGGCGTCCCTGGAGGTTGTGGACGGAATCCGGCAGTACCTGAGGACCCATGGCATAGCCCGGGTTACCGAGATAATAGGGAGCCTGAGGAATGGATAG
- a CDS encoding dihydroorotate dehydrogenase electron transfer subunit translates to MVVCPGEQDRRSGKRAIHQFTSQVVGNVPVTSSVRRLDLLLPPSASFEILPGQFFMIRTGMTLWPLLRRPFSILSSDPPGHGKKRRVSILFRVVGQGTRLMAEWQRGQSVDMIGPLGRGYTLPESSGTVLMLAGGLGIASLFGLAESILLKQGAPLVWVCIGGKTGEEILMKSELEEMGAEVEVTTEDGSMGMHGLLTQWLERLDTQMRMAALTKSPGLAVYACGPFEMLARVAAITRMLPLPCQVSLEARMACGVGACLGCAVKTRQRGYQMVCKAGPVFDAREIDWEATCRLF, encoded by the coding sequence GTGGTTGTGTGTCCCGGTGAACAGGACCGCCGGTCTGGCAAGCGGGCCATCCATCAATTTACCTCTCAGGTAGTGGGGAACGTGCCGGTCACCTCCTCGGTCCGTCGCCTCGACCTGTTGCTCCCCCCTTCTGCTTCCTTCGAGATTCTGCCGGGGCAGTTCTTTATGATCAGGACCGGCATGACCCTGTGGCCTTTGCTGAGGAGACCCTTCAGCATCCTCTCCTCGGATCCTCCGGGTCATGGGAAAAAGAGACGGGTCTCCATTCTGTTCCGGGTGGTGGGCCAGGGGACCCGCCTCATGGCTGAATGGCAGAGGGGCCAGTCCGTGGACATGATAGGTCCCCTGGGCAGGGGATACACCCTTCCAGAATCTTCGGGTACCGTTCTGATGCTGGCCGGAGGCTTGGGTATTGCCTCCCTATTCGGGCTGGCTGAGTCGATCCTGCTCAAGCAGGGAGCCCCTTTGGTGTGGGTCTGTATCGGGGGGAAAACCGGTGAGGAAATCCTGATGAAATCGGAGTTGGAGGAGATGGGAGCAGAAGTCGAGGTTACTACAGAGGACGGCAGTATGGGGATGCATGGTCTCCTCACCCAATGGTTGGAAAGGCTTGATACCCAGATGCGCATGGCCGCCCTCACCAAAAGCCCCGGACTGGCGGTTTATGCCTGCGGGCCTTTTGAAATGCTTGCCAGGGTCGCTGCGATCACGAGGATGCTGCCGCTCCCCTGCCAGGTTTCTCTCGAGGCACGGATGGCCTGCGGTGTAGGGGCGTGTCTGGGTTGTGCCGTTAAGACCAGGCAGAGGGGCTATCAAATGGTCTGCAAGGCAGGGCCGGTTTTTGATGCCAGGGAGATCGACTGGGAGGCAACGTGCCGGCTTTTCTGA
- the recJ gene encoding single-stranded-DNA-specific exonuclease RecJ translates to MDRKWKVRSSDPDFQQDLAGGFLLSPLAARVIFNRGIRTVEEAERFIRPSLSHLYPPFLMRDMDRAVDRMIKAIDNRERVLIYGDYDVDGITSTAVLVAFLKELGMAPDYYIPHRVEERYGLNIKAVRRFGKEGVRLLITVDCGVSNHEEIREAARLGIDTIVIDHHEIQDDLPPAVAVLNPKRKDCPFPFDGLAGVGVAFHFLIALRARLREGAFWQTGGPPNLKRYLDLVSLGTIADMVPLVDENRILVKFGLEELSVCGRRGIQALKEVAGLDGMAINTDRVAFQLSPRLNACGRLDHAGRAVELLLADRMDEAKRIASGLEELNRRRHALEERIFTEILEAVHTHPEILRRACLFCSSRGWHPGVIGIVASRLVERFWKPTVLISLDREDLAVGSARGIEGVDLYRALSTCRQLLRGFGGHRLAAGFRIYPESVPELQEHLERALSSKPERETAGPPLLVDAEVTLAEIDRTLIEDLLLLEPYGIGNPRPLFLSRNLTVCERRIVGKGSLRLRVMDGQVFDAIGFRMGDRFPLASGPVDLVFTPRLDEWMGSKRIRLEIEDLLPHQTGRKGQNP, encoded by the coding sequence ATGGATAGGAAATGGAAGGTGAGATCTTCTGATCCCGATTTCCAGCAGGATCTGGCAGGAGGGTTCTTGCTGTCGCCTCTCGCCGCACGGGTCATCTTCAACCGGGGCATAAGAACGGTGGAAGAGGCGGAACGATTCATCAGGCCCTCTCTGTCTCATCTCTACCCCCCCTTTCTGATGAGGGACATGGATCGCGCTGTGGATCGGATGATCAAGGCCATCGACAATCGGGAGAGGGTTCTCATATACGGGGATTATGATGTGGATGGCATAACATCCACCGCGGTTCTCGTGGCTTTCCTCAAAGAACTCGGGATGGCACCCGATTACTATATCCCTCACCGAGTGGAAGAGCGCTACGGACTAAACATCAAAGCCGTCAGACGGTTCGGCAAAGAAGGGGTCCGCTTGCTGATCACCGTGGACTGCGGTGTCTCCAACCACGAGGAGATTCGGGAGGCAGCCCGGCTGGGTATCGATACCATAGTGATCGATCACCACGAGATCCAAGACGACCTGCCCCCTGCCGTGGCGGTTCTCAATCCGAAAAGGAAGGACTGCCCTTTCCCATTTGACGGACTTGCAGGAGTGGGAGTGGCCTTCCACTTCCTTATCGCTCTTCGCGCAAGGCTCCGGGAGGGAGCCTTCTGGCAGACCGGAGGTCCGCCAAATCTGAAAAGATACCTCGATCTTGTCTCCCTGGGAACGATTGCCGACATGGTACCCTTGGTCGATGAGAACAGAATCCTGGTGAAATTCGGTCTTGAGGAACTGTCGGTATGCGGGAGGAGGGGGATCCAGGCCCTCAAAGAGGTTGCGGGTCTGGACGGGATGGCCATCAACACGGACAGAGTTGCATTTCAACTCTCTCCTCGGCTAAACGCCTGTGGTCGCCTCGACCATGCCGGCAGAGCCGTGGAGCTTTTGCTTGCCGATCGCATGGACGAGGCCAAGCGGATTGCTTCAGGGCTGGAGGAACTGAATCGGCGCCGCCACGCCCTGGAAGAACGGATCTTCACCGAGATCCTTGAGGCGGTCCATACCCACCCTGAGATTCTACGCAGGGCCTGCCTTTTCTGCTCATCCCGCGGGTGGCATCCCGGTGTTATCGGGATTGTAGCCTCCCGGCTGGTGGAACGGTTCTGGAAGCCCACTGTTCTCATTTCGCTTGATAGAGAAGACCTCGCCGTGGGCTCTGCTCGGGGAATCGAGGGGGTCGATCTCTACCGTGCCCTCAGTACCTGTCGGCAACTACTCAGAGGGTTTGGTGGGCACCGACTGGCTGCTGGTTTCAGGATTTATCCTGAATCGGTTCCAGAACTGCAGGAGCACCTCGAAAGAGCCCTTTCCTCGAAACCGGAAAGAGAGACCGCCGGACCTCCCCTCCTTGTTGACGCAGAGGTGACACTGGCCGAGATCGACCGCACCCTCATTGAAGATCTCCTTCTTCTCGAACCGTACGGTATCGGGAATCCGAGGCCCCTGTTTCTTTCCAGGAACCTGACGGTCTGCGAGAGGAGAATCGTGGGGAAGGGCAGCTTGAGGCTCAGAGTGATGGACGGGCAGGTCTTCGATGCCATAGGGTTCCGCATGGGTGACCGTTTCCCCCTCGCCTCAGGGCCTGTCGATCTGGTTTTTACGCCCCGGTTGGACGAATGGATGGGATCCAAACGAATAAGGCTGGAAATAGAGGACCTTCTGCCCCATCAGACGGGCCGAAAAGGGCAGAACCCTTAA